The genomic interval ATTCTTCCTGAGAGCGCTCCTTGCCCCCGAAGAACTGGATGTCGTCGATGAGCAGGGCGTCGACGGAGCGGTAGAAGCGTTTGAATTCGTTGATGCGGTTGTGCTGTAGCGCCTTGACCATCTCGGCCACGAAGCGCTCCGAATGTAGGTACACGACCTTGCGATCGGGCTTCAGGTGACAGATCGCGTTACCGACCGCTTGCATGCAATGGGTCTTTCCCAATCCGACCCCACCACAGATGAACAGCGGGTTATAGGCGAGCCCCGGGTTTTCCGCGACCTGAACCGACGCGGCGCGCGCCAGTTGGTTGGCCTTGCCCTCGACGAGTGTGTCGAAGGTGAAGCCCGTCTTGAGTCCGTTCGAAGCCGAAGCCGGTGGGCCTCGCACCGGTCGTGCTTGGACTGGCGGATCGGCCATGCCCTTGCGGGTCCCTATCCCTAGTTGCACGTCCACGGCGCCCTCCTCCGCGACGCTCAAGACCAGGTTGACGATGCGGTTCAGGTAGCGATCCCGGATCCATTCGAGCACGAACCGGTTCGGGGCGAGCAGGGTCAGTGCCCGGTCTGCCTCGACGGCCTGTAGCGGGCGGATCCAGGTGTTGAACTGCTGCGGCGGGACTTCCGATTCGAGCCGTCTCAAGCACTGCTGCCACAGGGAACCTCCCATGGTGGTTATGCCCTCTTCGTGAAGTGCCAAAAGACCGCGGGGTGGACCTCCCGCTCCCCACGCCGCGCCGATCGAACGGCTACCCGT from Pseudomonadota bacterium carries:
- the dnaA gene encoding chromosomal replication initiator protein DnaA → MGGSLWQQCLRRLESEVPPQQFNTWIRPLQAVEADRALTLLAPNRFVLEWIRDRYLNRIVNLVLSVAEEGAVDVQLGIGTRKGMADPPVQARPVRGPPASASNGLKTGFTFDTLVEGKANQLARAASVQVAENPGLAYNPLFICGGVGLGKTHCMQAVGNAICHLKPDRKVVYLHSERFVAEMVKALQHNRINEFKRFYRSVDALLIDDIQFFGGKERSQEEFFHTFNSLLEGQQQIVLTCDRYPREVNGVEERLKSRFSWGLTVAMEPPELEMRVAILKNKATQTGITLGDDVAFFIGKRFRGNVRELEGALHRVFAKARFTGLPISLDFTKEALQDLLALQDKSVTMEGIQKVVAEFYKMRVSDLLSRRRNRSIARPRQLAIALAKELTNHSLPEIGDAFGGRDHTTVLHAYRRIAALRKSDTGINDDFVTLTRILTT